The proteins below come from a single Kitasatospora sp. NBC_00315 genomic window:
- a CDS encoding 8-oxoguanine deaminase, with protein MAVQPPPADQRIVIENVAIATVDANDTEYARGHVVVLGNRIESVGDGPAPQWLDNVVRRINGEGHLITPGLVNTHHHFYQWITRGLAQDDILFDWLVALYPTWSRIDDRLVHAAAQGSAAALLKSGCTTASDHHYVFPKDGGDILGAEIEAVQELGLRFTALRGSMDRSKKDGGLPPDHAVERTEDILIASEAAVDTYHDPSFDSMLQIAIAPCSPFSVSTELMREAALLARRKGVRLHTHGSETAEEEQFCKELFGMGPTDYFESTGWLGEDVWMAHCVHMNDSDIAKFAETGTGVAHCPSSNARLAAGIARVPDMLAAGVPVGLGVDGTASNESGELGTELRNALLINRLHGSPKALTARSSLRLGTMGGARVLGRHNEIGSIEAGKLADLALWKIDGIMHSSIADPVAALTLGALPPLALLLVNGNPVVEKGNLTTVNEDRIAQACARAAKDLAARG; from the coding sequence ATGGCAGTCCAGCCCCCACCCGCCGACCAGCGGATCGTCATCGAGAACGTCGCCATCGCGACGGTCGACGCCAACGACACCGAGTACGCGCGCGGGCACGTCGTCGTCCTCGGCAACAGGATCGAGTCGGTCGGCGACGGCCCCGCCCCGCAGTGGCTGGACAACGTGGTGCGCCGGATCAACGGCGAGGGCCACCTGATCACCCCGGGCCTGGTCAACACCCACCACCACTTCTACCAGTGGATCACCCGGGGCCTGGCCCAGGACGACATCCTCTTCGACTGGCTGGTCGCGCTCTACCCGACCTGGTCCCGGATCGACGACAGGCTCGTGCACGCCGCCGCCCAGGGCTCGGCCGCCGCGCTGCTCAAGTCTGGCTGTACGACCGCCTCCGACCACCACTACGTCTTCCCGAAGGACGGCGGCGACATCCTCGGCGCCGAGATCGAGGCCGTCCAGGAGCTCGGCCTGCGCTTCACCGCGCTGCGCGGCTCGATGGACCGGAGCAAGAAGGACGGCGGCCTGCCGCCGGACCACGCGGTCGAGCGCACCGAGGACATCCTGATCGCCTCCGAGGCGGCCGTGGACACCTACCACGACCCCTCCTTCGACTCGATGCTGCAGATCGCCATCGCGCCCTGCTCGCCGTTCTCGGTCTCCACCGAACTGATGCGCGAGGCAGCCCTGCTGGCCCGCCGCAAGGGCGTACGCCTGCACACCCACGGCTCGGAGACGGCCGAGGAGGAGCAGTTCTGCAAGGAGCTGTTCGGCATGGGCCCGACCGACTACTTCGAGTCGACCGGCTGGCTGGGCGAGGACGTCTGGATGGCGCACTGCGTCCACATGAACGACTCGGACATCGCCAAGTTCGCCGAGACCGGCACCGGCGTCGCGCACTGCCCGTCCTCCAACGCCCGTCTGGCGGCCGGCATCGCCCGCGTCCCCGACATGCTGGCGGCGGGCGTCCCGGTCGGCCTCGGCGTGGACGGCACCGCCTCCAACGAGTCCGGCGAGCTGGGCACCGAGCTGCGCAACGCGCTGCTGATCAACCGCCTGCACGGCAGCCCGAAGGCCCTCACCGCCCGCAGCTCGCTGCGCCTGGGCACCATGGGCGGCGCCCGGGTGCTCGGCCGGCACAACGAGATCGGCTCGATCGAGGCCGGCAAGCTCGCCGACCTCGCGCTGTGGAAGATCGACGGCATCATGCACTCCTCGATCGCCGATCCGGTGGCCGCCCTCACCCTGGGCGCCCTCCCGCCGCTGGCCCTGCTCCTGGTCAACGGCAACCCGGTCGTCGAGAAGGGCAACCTGACCACCGTGAACGAGGACCGGATCGCCCAGGCCTGCGCCCGCGCGGCCAAGGACCTCGCCGCGCGCGGCTGA
- a CDS encoding peptidoglycan recognition family protein gives MPHRKPAVSRRTVIGTLGATAAAVAVTPLTSVAARAAAPSNPQAGGQQIVEIPQTRSQSAAGEAATAVQADFPIEYVGVSWTGPQRGASIRLHQDGVPGDWQALPTSCAGGPDDRPVDASGNATALVTAGGASGYDLQLPDGATDVRSAAIDTLQGPARRVSLPLTAPVMFGGIQYLSRAAWGADETKRFKNGVENSPTKYYPLQTLTVHHTDGVNADPDPAATVRAIYEYHAITLDWGDIGYHFLIDEAGRIYEGRYSGTDPLPAHDADGNVVTAFHTSGFNSGNLGIALLGTLSDQLPTEAARRSLTLLLAGLSFWHDLDPQARVTFVNPVNGVTKDVDMISGHRDWLATDCPGGTMYATLPALRADVAGLAGHSH, from the coding sequence ATGCCACACCGTAAGCCCGCCGTCAGCCGCCGTACCGTGATCGGGACGCTGGGCGCGACGGCGGCCGCCGTCGCCGTCACCCCGCTGACCTCGGTCGCCGCCCGGGCCGCCGCACCGTCGAACCCGCAGGCCGGTGGGCAGCAGATCGTCGAGATCCCGCAGACCCGGTCGCAGTCCGCCGCCGGCGAGGCCGCCACGGCGGTGCAGGCCGACTTCCCGATCGAGTACGTCGGTGTCAGCTGGACCGGCCCGCAGCGGGGCGCCTCGATCCGGCTCCACCAGGACGGCGTGCCCGGCGACTGGCAGGCCCTGCCCACCAGCTGCGCGGGCGGCCCGGACGACCGGCCGGTCGACGCCTCGGGGAACGCGACCGCGCTGGTGACCGCCGGCGGCGCGAGCGGCTACGACCTGCAGCTGCCCGACGGTGCCACCGACGTGCGCTCCGCCGCGATCGACACCCTCCAGGGGCCGGCCCGGCGGGTGAGCCTGCCGCTCACCGCTCCGGTGATGTTCGGCGGCATCCAGTACCTGTCGCGGGCCGCGTGGGGCGCCGACGAGACCAAGCGCTTCAAGAACGGCGTCGAGAACAGCCCCACCAAGTACTACCCGCTGCAGACCCTGACGGTGCACCACACCGACGGGGTGAACGCCGACCCCGACCCGGCGGCCACCGTCCGGGCGATCTACGAGTACCACGCGATCACCCTGGACTGGGGCGACATCGGCTACCACTTCCTGATCGACGAGGCCGGCCGGATCTACGAGGGCCGCTACTCCGGTACCGACCCCCTGCCGGCCCATGACGCCGACGGCAACGTGGTGACCGCCTTCCACACCTCCGGCTTCAACTCCGGCAACCTGGGCATCGCCCTGCTCGGCACCCTCAGCGACCAGCTGCCCACCGAGGCGGCCCGCAGGTCGCTCACGCTGCTGCTCGCCGGGCTCTCGTTCTGGCACGACCTGGACCCGCAGGCCCGGGTCACCTTCGTCAACCCGGTCAACGGCGTGACCAAGGACGTCGACATGATCAGCGGCCACCGCGACTGGCTCGCCACCGACTGCCCGGGCGGGACCATGTACGCCACGCTGCCCGCCCTGCGCGCGGACGTCGCCGGCCTGGCCGGCCACTCCCACTGA
- a CDS encoding gamma-glutamylcyclotransferase: MARIFFNGQAMAGGPFHHSVSDALIGPVRTAPGYRFFSIGDVCPGLLPAPGADTAIEGELYDVDLEHLRDVILPGEPRELELGVIELADGSACLSMVLARGELEKGVHREITTYGGWRAYLATLGRTA; encoded by the coding sequence ATGGCACGCATCTTCTTCAACGGCCAGGCGATGGCCGGCGGCCCGTTCCACCACTCGGTGTCGGACGCCCTGATCGGCCCGGTGCGCACCGCGCCCGGCTACCGCTTCTTCTCCATCGGCGACGTCTGCCCGGGCCTGCTCCCGGCCCCGGGGGCGGACACCGCGATCGAGGGCGAACTGTACGACGTCGACCTCGAACACCTGCGGGACGTCATCCTCCCCGGCGAGCCGCGCGAGCTGGAGCTCGGCGTCATCGAGCTGGCCGACGGCAGCGCCTGCCTGTCCATGGTGCTGGCCCGCGGCGAGCTGGAGAAGGGCGTCCACCGGGAGATCACCACGTACGGCGGCTGGCGCGCCTACCTGGCCACCCTCGGCCGGACGGCCTGA
- the aceB gene encoding malate synthase A translates to MAADQGPSPSLRLGVPQGASPAAPVVTVAGPRVPRAEEVLTPEAVAFVVGLHRAFEGRRQELLTRRKSRRAEIAEAGTLDFLPETAAVRAGDWRVAEAPRALRDRRVEITGPTDRKMVVNALNSGARVWLADFEDATSPTWENVVSGQINLIDAYLGRIDFSTEAGKSYTLGPAAELATVVVRPRGWHLDENHLLVDGTPVSGGLFDFGLYFFHNAARLIARGAQDPNSGPYFYLPKTESHLEARLWNDVFTHAQAALGIPHGTIRATVLIETITAAFEMEEILYELREHAAGLNAGRWDYLFSIVKNFRDAGEHYILPDRNSVGMTSPFMAAYTRLLVQTCHRRGAHAIGGMAAFIPSRRDPEVNAAAMEKVRADKDREAGNGFDGSWVAHPDLVPIARASFDAVLGDRPNQKDNPGPAEPVTAAQLLDIAGAGGSCTRTGLHNAVQVGIRYIEAWLRGLGAVAIFNMMEDAATAEISRSQIWQWIHNGVVLADTGEKATAELVRRLVAADLAEIRTELGDAAYAGGRWTEAARLFEQVALAEEFADFLTLPALPLLG, encoded by the coding sequence ATGGCTGCAGATCAGGGACCCTCCCCCAGCCTCCGGCTGGGGGTGCCCCAAGGCGCCTCCCCCGCCGCCCCGGTCGTCACCGTGGCCGGTCCGCGCGTTCCCCGGGCGGAGGAGGTGCTCACGCCGGAGGCCGTCGCCTTCGTGGTCGGCCTCCACCGCGCCTTCGAAGGGCGCCGCCAGGAACTCCTGACCCGACGAAAGAGCCGCCGCGCCGAGATCGCGGAGGCCGGCACGCTCGACTTCCTCCCGGAGACGGCCGCCGTCCGCGCCGGCGACTGGCGGGTCGCCGAGGCTCCCCGCGCACTGCGGGACCGGCGGGTCGAGATCACCGGCCCGACCGACCGCAAGATGGTCGTCAACGCCCTGAACTCCGGCGCCAGGGTCTGGCTCGCCGACTTCGAGGACGCCACCTCGCCGACCTGGGAGAACGTGGTCAGCGGGCAGATCAACCTGATCGACGCCTATCTGGGCCGGATCGACTTCAGCACCGAGGCCGGCAAGTCGTACACGCTCGGGCCCGCGGCGGAGCTCGCCACCGTGGTGGTCCGCCCGCGCGGCTGGCACCTCGACGAGAACCACCTGCTGGTCGACGGCACCCCGGTCTCCGGCGGCCTGTTCGACTTCGGCCTGTACTTCTTCCACAACGCCGCCCGCCTGATCGCGCGCGGCGCGCAGGACCCGAACTCGGGCCCGTACTTCTACCTCCCGAAGACCGAGAGCCACCTCGAGGCCCGGCTCTGGAACGACGTCTTCACCCATGCCCAGGCCGCCCTCGGCATCCCGCACGGCACCATCCGCGCCACCGTGCTGATCGAGACCATCACCGCCGCGTTCGAGATGGAGGAGATCCTCTACGAGCTGCGCGAGCACGCCGCCGGGCTGAACGCGGGCCGCTGGGACTACCTGTTCTCGATCGTGAAGAACTTCCGCGACGCCGGCGAGCACTACATCCTGCCGGACCGCAACAGCGTCGGGATGACCTCGCCCTTCATGGCCGCCTACACCCGCCTGCTGGTGCAGACCTGCCACCGGCGCGGCGCCCACGCGATCGGCGGCATGGCCGCCTTCATCCCGTCCCGCCGCGACCCCGAGGTCAACGCCGCCGCGATGGAGAAGGTCAGGGCCGACAAGGACCGCGAGGCCGGCAACGGCTTCGACGGCTCCTGGGTGGCCCACCCGGACCTCGTCCCGATCGCCCGCGCCTCGTTCGACGCCGTGCTGGGCGACCGCCCGAACCAGAAGGACAACCCCGGCCCGGCCGAGCCCGTCACGGCCGCCCAGCTGCTCGACATCGCCGGCGCCGGCGGCAGCTGCACCCGGACCGGCCTGCACAACGCCGTCCAGGTGGGAATCCGCTACATCGAGGCCTGGCTGCGCGGCCTCGGCGCGGTGGCGATCTTCAACATGATGGAGGACGCCGCCACCGCGGAGATCTCGCGCTCCCAGATCTGGCAGTGGATCCACAACGGCGTCGTGCTCGCCGACACCGGTGAGAAGGCCACCGCCGAGCTGGTCCGCCGGCTCGTGGCCGCCGACCTCGCCGAGATCCGTACCGAACTGGGCGACGCCGCCTACGCCGGTGGACGCTGGACGGAGGCCGCCAGGCTCTTCGAACAGGTCGCCCTCGCCGAGGAGTTCGCGGACTTCCTCACCCTGCCCGCGCTGCCCCTGCTGGGCTGA
- a CDS encoding IclR family transcriptional regulator gives MAATSDTASTTSADRASGGVQSVERAFQLLEALADAGGVATLSELSASSGLPMPTIHRLVRTLVQQGYVRQDTTRRYTLGPRLIRLGETAGRLLGSWARPYLAELMEATGETANLAVLEGGEVVYVGQVQSRRSMRMFTEVGRRVQPHCTGVGKALLAQLPQDEARAVLGPNPLPAHTSYTVTDPGLLLEQLAEARERGYVVDDQEQEIGVRCIAVAVPGAPTPTALSVSGPEARIRALEEQAGSAALVPVMRHIAARLGQVLAP, from the coding sequence GTGGCCGCGACCTCCGACACAGCATCGACCACGAGCGCCGACCGCGCGAGCGGCGGCGTGCAGTCCGTCGAGCGCGCCTTCCAACTGCTGGAGGCGCTCGCCGACGCGGGCGGCGTGGCGACGCTGAGCGAGCTGTCCGCCTCCTCGGGCCTGCCGATGCCCACCATCCACCGCCTGGTTCGTACCCTCGTCCAGCAGGGATATGTACGCCAGGACACCACCCGCCGCTACACCCTGGGCCCGCGCCTGATCCGGCTCGGCGAAACGGCGGGGCGGCTGCTCGGCAGCTGGGCCCGCCCCTACCTCGCGGAGCTGATGGAGGCCACCGGGGAGACGGCCAACCTGGCCGTCCTGGAGGGCGGCGAGGTGGTCTACGTCGGGCAGGTGCAGTCCCGGCGCTCGATGCGGATGTTCACCGAGGTCGGCCGCAGGGTGCAGCCGCACTGCACCGGCGTCGGCAAGGCGCTGCTCGCCCAGCTCCCGCAGGACGAGGCGCGCGCCGTCCTCGGACCGAACCCGCTGCCGGCGCACACCTCGTACACCGTCACCGACCCCGGACTGCTGCTGGAACAGCTGGCCGAGGCCCGCGAGCGCGGCTACGTGGTGGACGACCAGGAGCAGGAGATCGGCGTCCGCTGCATCGCGGTGGCGGTGCCGGGCGCGCCGACACCGACCGCCCTGTCGGTCTCCGGCCCCGAGGCCCGGATCCGGGCGTTGGAGGAGCAGGCGGGCAGTGCGGCGCTGGTACCCGTCATGCGGCACATCGCGGCCAGACTCGGTCAGGTACTGGCCCCCTGA
- a CDS encoding NUDIX domain-containing protein: MTEAAPGSPADPPRDPQPAPRPRRPAERALSEPAVSCVFVCHDGRGRILLARRSAGARDEPGTWDTGAGALEHGESFEDAVAREVREEYSTEPLAIETIGVRNILRGDPVSHWVAVVFAVELDASRAAIGEPHKFDALGWFDPDALPSPQHSQLAPTLALHRDRRR; this comes from the coding sequence ATGACCGAGGCAGCTCCCGGATCGCCGGCCGATCCGCCGAGGGATCCGCAACCCGCCCCGCGCCCCCGGCGCCCGGCCGAGCGGGCGCTGTCGGAGCCGGCCGTCTCCTGCGTGTTCGTCTGCCACGACGGCCGGGGACGGATCCTGCTGGCCCGGCGCAGCGCCGGTGCCCGCGACGAGCCCGGCACCTGGGACACCGGTGCGGGGGCGCTCGAACACGGTGAGTCCTTCGAGGACGCGGTGGCACGCGAGGTCCGCGAGGAGTACTCGACGGAGCCGCTCGCGATCGAGACGATCGGTGTCCGCAACATCCTGCGGGGGGATCCGGTGTCCCACTGGGTCGCCGTGGTGTTCGCCGTCGAGCTGGACGCGTCCCGGGCGGCGATCGGCGAGCCGCACAAGTTCGACGCCCTGGGCTGGTTCGACCCGGACGCGCTGCCCTCGCCGCAGCACTCCCAGCTCGCGCCGACGCTGGCGCTGCACCGGGACCGGCGGCGCTGA
- a CDS encoding HAD family hydrolase, with translation MRREQVLVFDADDTLWENNVVFERVIAQFLGWLDHPALGLPERRAVLDEIQAANAVTHGYGSGMLIRSFADCATRLRGRPVTAAETAEIAALAAVLIDHQVELVPGAADTLARLGVRHRLLLLTKGDAEEQRRKIDASGLAPYFQALEIVPEKDDAAYRRLITAYGLDPAESWMIGNSPKSDILPARRAGMNAVFIPHAHTWVLEHGEVDASDPGVLHLGALTELVDHF, from the coding sequence GTGAGGCGCGAGCAGGTGCTGGTTTTCGACGCCGACGACACGTTGTGGGAGAACAACGTCGTCTTCGAGCGGGTCATCGCTCAGTTCCTCGGATGGCTGGACCATCCGGCCCTCGGCCTCCCGGAGCGCCGCGCCGTCCTCGACGAGATCCAGGCGGCCAACGCCGTCACCCACGGCTACGGCAGCGGGATGCTCATCCGGAGTTTCGCGGACTGCGCCACCCGGCTGCGCGGCCGCCCGGTCACCGCCGCCGAGACGGCCGAGATCGCCGCACTGGCAGCGGTACTGATCGACCATCAGGTCGAACTGGTGCCCGGCGCCGCCGACACACTGGCCCGGCTCGGCGTCCGCCACCGCCTGCTGCTGCTCACCAAGGGCGACGCCGAGGAGCAGCGGCGGAAGATCGACGCCTCGGGTCTCGCGCCGTACTTCCAGGCCCTGGAGATCGTCCCGGAGAAGGACGACGCGGCCTACCGGCGGCTCATCACCGCGTACGGCCTCGACCCCGCCGAGAGCTGGATGATCGGCAACTCGCCCAAGTCGGACATCCTGCCCGCCCGCCGGGCCGGGATGAACGCGGTCTTCATCCCCCACGCCCACACCTGGGTGCTGGAGCACGGGGAGGTGGACGCGTCCGACCCGGGAGTGCTCCACCTGGGCGCCCTGACCGAGCTCGTCGACCACTTCTGA
- a CDS encoding ribonuclease — MRITLRALKTRAASVAVVGLLALAPTVALDSEAHATVSGSVCLTALPSQADDTLALIATNGPFPYSQDGVVFQNREQVLPLHTAGYYHEYTVKTPGSSTRGTRRIITGQTYHEDYYTSDHYVTFRLINFGC, encoded by the coding sequence ATGCGAATCACTCTACGCGCGTTGAAAACCCGCGCCGCCTCCGTCGCCGTCGTCGGCCTGCTCGCCCTGGCCCCCACCGTCGCCCTCGACTCCGAGGCACACGCCACCGTCAGTGGCAGCGTCTGCCTGACCGCCCTGCCGAGCCAGGCGGACGACACGCTCGCCCTGATCGCCACCAACGGGCCGTTCCCCTACTCGCAGGACGGAGTGGTCTTCCAGAACCGGGAGCAGGTGCTGCCCCTGCACACCGCCGGCTACTACCACGAGTACACCGTCAAGACGCCGGGATCCTCGACCCGCGGGACCCGTCGGATCATCACCGGCCAGACCTATCACGAGGACTACTACACCTCGGACCACTACGTGACGTTCCGCCTGATCAACTTCGGCTGCTGA